One window of Strix aluco isolate bStrAlu1 chromosome 24, bStrAlu1.hap1, whole genome shotgun sequence genomic DNA carries:
- the TCAP gene encoding telethonin, whose amino-acid sequence MLGPSAVVRSGGLLSGARLGCHVREEDVGRRETFSAEWLDLELSTRPEEGWCRREVDEEHRETVEHRGEMRVLEQRSPWGLLRFGFLGQPLAQHLLPYARTLPLPLFAPPDLRGAKAGVPRTLSRSLSHEAQRG is encoded by the exons ATGCTGGGGCCCAGCGCGGTGGTGCGAAGCGGGGGGCTGCTCTCAGGTGCCCGCCTGGGCTGCCACGTGCGTGAGGAGGACGTGGGGCGTCGCGAGACCTTCAGCGCTGAGTGGCTGGACCTGGAGCTCAGCACCCGGCCGGAGGAGGG GTGGTGCCGGCGGGAGGTGGACGAGGAGCACCGGGAGACGGTGGAGCATCGCGGGGAGATGCGGGTGCTGGAGCAGCGCTCGCCCTGGGGGCTGCTGCGATTCGGCTtcctggggcagcccctggcccagcacctcctgccctaCGCCcgcaccctccccctgcccctcttCGCCCCCCCGGACCTCCGCGGTGCCAAGGCGGGGGTCCCCCGCACCCTCTCCCGCTCCCTCTCCCACGAGGCCCAGCGGGGCTGA
- the PNMT gene encoding phenylethanolamine N-methyltransferase: MAAVTPARARPSLTLPPPSPAGDIRRVLGGGGGRRLPSPQPLAMSSLAALREGYERFDPRAYLQNNYLPPRADFSSEEFVVPWKLRCLAETFASGEIRGHTLIDVGSGPTIYQLLSACDHFEEIVATDYLAVNREELGRWVRGEPGTFDWSPFIRHVCKIEGRGEPWQEKERRLRARLRRILPIDVHRPQPLGTPLHPPADALLSAFCLEAVSPDRAAFARALAHVGSLLRPGGHLLLLGALGESFYLAGAARLPVVPLAEDDVRAALAGAGFALRALRSYAMPPALRTGVDDVDGVFFAHAQKPLEA; encoded by the exons ATGGCGGCCGTCACCCCCGCCCGCGCGCGGCCATCGCTCacgctgcccccccccagcccagctggggatATAAGgcgggttttggggggggggggggggaggcggctgCCATCGCCACAACCCCTCGCCATGAGCAGCCTGGCCGCCCTCCGGGAGGGCTACGAGCGCTTCGACCCCCGCGCCTACCTGCAGAACAACTACCTGCCCCCCCGCGCCGACTTCTCCTCCGAGGAGTTCGTGGTGCCCTGGAAGCTGCGATGTCTGGCCGAGACCTTCGCCAGCG GTGAGATCCGCGGGCACACGCTGATCGACGTGGGCTCGGGTCCCACCATCTACCAGCTGCTGAGCGCCTGCGACCACTTCGAGGAGATCGTGGCCACCGACTACCTGGCGGTGAACCGGGAGGAGCTGGGGCGCTGGGTGCGGGGGGAGCCCGGCACCTTCGACTGGAGCCCCTTCATCCGCCACGTCTGCAAGATCGAGGGACGCGG ggaGCCCTGGCAGGAGAAGGAGCGGCGGCTGCGGGCCCGGCTGCGGCGGATCCTGCCCATCGACGTGCACCGCCCGCAGCCGCTGggcacccccctgcaccccccggcCGACGCGCTGCTCTCGGCCTTCTGCCTGGAGGCCGTCAGCCCCGACCGCGCCGCCTTCGCCCGGGCACTGGCGCACGTGGGTTCCCTTCTGCGCCCGGGGGGTCACCTTTTACTTTTGGGGGCGCTGGGGGAATCTTTCTACCTAGCGggggccgcccgcctgcccgtgGTGCCGCTGGCCGAGGACGACGTCCGCGCGGCGCTGGCCGGCGCCGGCTTCGCCCTCCGCGCCCTCCGCTCCTACGCCATGCCCCCCGCGCTGCGCACCGGCGTGGACGACGTCGACGGCGTCTTCTTCGCCCACGCGCAGAAGCCGCTGGAAGCTTGA
- the PGAP3 gene encoding LOW QUALITY PROTEIN: post-GPI attachment to proteins factor 3 (The sequence of the model RefSeq protein was modified relative to this genomic sequence to represent the inferred CDS: deleted 1 base in 1 codon) — MAAGGAARAALLLLLGAVAAPGPARASQGDREPLYRECLGRCERQNCSGAALRHFRARQPLYMGLTGWTCRDDCKYECMWLTVRLYVQGGHRVPQFHGKWPFSRFLFFQEPASAFASFLNGLASFVMLLRYKATVPPASPMYPTCVAFAWVSLNAWFWSTVFHTRDTAVTEKLDYFCASAVVLHSVYLCCVRTLGLQRPALISIFRAFLLLFLACHISYLTLVRFDYGYNMAANAAIGLLNLAWWLRWCLRNRPRLPHVWKCAAVVLLLQALALLELLDFPPIFWVLDAHALWHIGTIPLNVLFYSFLVDDSLYLLKANSDLFKVD; from the exons atggcggccggcggcgcggcgcgggccgcgctgctgctgctgctgggggcagtggcggcgccgggcccggcccgagCCTCGCAGGGGGACCGGGAGCCGCTGTACCGCGAGTGCCTGGGCCGCTGCGAGCGGCAGAACTGCTCGGGGGCGGCGCTGCGGCACTTCCGCGCCCGCCAGCCGCTCTATATGGGCCTGACAG GCTGGACCTGCCGCGACGACTGCAAGTATGAGTGCATGTGGCTGACGGTGCGGCTCTACGTCCAGGGCGGGCACAGGGTGCCCCAGTTCCACGGCAAG TGGCCCTTCTCGCGGTTCCTGTTCTTCCAGGAGCCGGCCTCCGCCTTCGCCTCCTTCCTCAACGGCCTGGCCAGCTTCGTCATGCTGCTGCGCTACAAAGCCACcgtcccccccgcctcccccatgTACCCCACCTGCGTCGCCTTCGCCTGg GTCTCCTTAAACGCCTGGTTCTGGTCCACCGTTTTCCACACGAGGGACACGGCTGTGACAGAG AAACTGGACTATTTCTGCGCT TCGGCCGTCGTCCTGCACTCCGTGTACCTGTGCTGCGTCAG GACGCTGGGGCTGCAGCGACCAGCCTTAATCAGCATCTTCAgggccttcctcctcctcttcctcgcctgCCACATCTCCTACCTGACCCTCGTCCGCTTCGACTACGGCTACAACATGGCTGCTAACGCGGCGATCG GGCTCCTCAACCTGGCGTGGTGGCTGCGGTGGTGCCTGCGGAACCGCCCGCGCCTGCCCCACGTCTGGAAGTGCGCGGccgtggtgctgctgctgcaggcgcTGGCGCTGCTGGAGCTCCTCGATTTCCCCCCCATTTTCTGGGTGCTGGACGCCCACGCGCTCTGGCACATCGGCACCATCCCCCTCAACGTCCTCTTCTACAG TTTCCTGGTGGACGACAGCCTCTACCTCCTCAAGGCCAACTCCGACCTCTTCAAAGTGGACTAG